Proteins encoded within one genomic window of Chitinophaga parva:
- a CDS encoding nitrite/sulfite reductase, whose amino-acid sequence MQSFRTELENPVVERDIIELEKKIRLYREGKIADEKFRSLRLARGVYGQRQQGVQMVRIKLPYGKMTLAQWKRIANVSDEFSTGNLHLTTRQDVQIHFVSLDRTPELWSKLDQDDITIREACGNTVRNITASDKAGIDPEEPFDVTPYADAAFRYFLRNPVCQDMGRKFKIAFSSSDADTAWTFMHDLGVIPKIQDVNGVPTRGFKVMVGGGLGAQPYLAKVAFEFLEADLLIPYIENVLRVFDRYGERSSRHKARMKFLIQKIGMEEFVRLVHEEHLALKSKRYPVDTAAWPETEAPKGMPGAAYSIKDPVKYEAWKRSNVFQQKQAAYLAAYVKVPLGNISSDESRLLIGKLHGVIADDVRVTANQGLLLKYILPANLPYVYSVLEEVGYATPGFDSVSDITACPGTDTCNLAISSSTGIAAALEQVIEEEYPELVFNKDIKIKISGCMNSCGQHGIASIGFHGSSLKSSGKVLPALQVLLGGGILGNGEGRVADKVIKVPSKRGPDVLRALLDDYSNNAAADEKFNDYYDRRTEKYFYELLKPLADLQALTDEDFVDWGQAENYATAIGVGECAGVVIDLVATLLYEVEEKLELGMEAIGNKQYADGIYHAYAVFVQSAKALLLGEGVACNTQIGIINDFEKHLVATGRFDAAEFKDQVLQINTHEPSEAFAKQYYQQAQAFYKQAQAFREANAGAPAVLK is encoded by the coding sequence ATGCAAAGTTTCAGAACCGAACTCGAAAACCCGGTTGTAGAACGCGACATCATCGAGTTGGAGAAAAAAATACGCTTATACCGCGAAGGCAAGATCGCTGACGAGAAGTTCCGCAGCCTCCGCCTGGCACGCGGCGTATATGGCCAGCGCCAGCAGGGCGTGCAGATGGTACGCATTAAACTGCCTTATGGTAAAATGACCCTGGCGCAGTGGAAACGCATTGCCAACGTATCGGACGAATTTTCTACCGGCAACCTCCACCTGACCACCCGCCAGGACGTACAGATCCACTTTGTAAGCCTGGACCGTACCCCGGAACTGTGGTCTAAACTGGACCAGGACGATATCACCATCCGTGAGGCCTGTGGCAACACGGTACGCAATATCACCGCCTCTGATAAGGCCGGGATTGACCCGGAAGAGCCGTTTGACGTAACTCCTTACGCTGACGCGGCATTCCGCTACTTCCTGCGCAACCCTGTGTGCCAGGACATGGGCCGTAAATTCAAGATCGCTTTTTCTTCTTCTGATGCGGATACCGCCTGGACGTTCATGCACGACCTGGGCGTGATCCCCAAGATCCAGGACGTGAATGGCGTGCCTACCCGTGGCTTTAAAGTAATGGTGGGCGGTGGCCTGGGCGCACAGCCCTACCTGGCCAAGGTAGCTTTTGAATTCCTGGAAGCTGACCTGCTCATCCCTTACATCGAGAACGTACTGCGTGTGTTTGACCGCTATGGTGAACGCTCCAGCCGCCATAAAGCCCGTATGAAATTCCTCATCCAGAAGATCGGGATGGAAGAATTTGTACGCCTGGTACATGAAGAGCACCTGGCCCTGAAATCCAAGCGCTACCCGGTAGACACGGCCGCCTGGCCGGAAACGGAAGCCCCCAAAGGCATGCCCGGCGCTGCTTACAGCATCAAGGACCCGGTGAAGTACGAAGCCTGGAAACGCAGCAACGTATTCCAGCAGAAGCAGGCCGCCTACCTGGCTGCTTACGTAAAAGTGCCCCTGGGCAACATCTCCTCTGATGAATCCCGTCTCCTGATCGGTAAGCTGCATGGCGTGATCGCGGACGATGTGCGCGTAACTGCCAACCAGGGCCTGCTGCTGAAATATATCCTCCCGGCTAACTTACCTTACGTGTACAGCGTGCTGGAAGAAGTAGGCTATGCCACCCCTGGTTTTGACAGCGTGTCTGACATTACCGCCTGCCCGGGTACGGATACCTGTAACCTGGCTATTTCCAGCAGCACCGGCATTGCCGCGGCCCTGGAACAGGTGATCGAAGAAGAATACCCGGAACTGGTGTTCAACAAAGACATTAAGATCAAGATCTCCGGGTGCATGAACAGCTGCGGCCAGCATGGCATTGCCAGCATTGGCTTCCATGGCTCTTCCCTGAAAAGCAGCGGTAAAGTGCTGCCGGCCCTCCAGGTGCTCCTGGGCGGCGGTATCCTGGGCAACGGTGAAGGCCGTGTAGCCGACAAGGTGATCAAAGTGCCCAGCAAACGTGGGCCTGATGTACTGCGCGCCCTGCTGGATGATTATAGCAACAACGCCGCTGCCGATGAGAAATTCAACGATTACTACGACCGCAGAACAGAAAAATATTTCTACGAACTGCTGAAACCCCTGGCAGACCTGCAGGCCCTGACAGACGAGGACTTTGTAGACTGGGGCCAGGCAGAAAACTATGCCACCGCCATTGGCGTGGGCGAGTGCGCTGGCGTGGTGATAGACCTGGTGGCCACCCTGCTGTATGAAGTGGAAGAAAAGCTGGAACTGGGTATGGAAGCCATTGGCAATAAACAATATGCTGACGGCATTTACCACGCTTACGCTGTGTTTGTACAATCTGCCAAAGCCCTTCTCCTGGGCGAAGGCGTAGCCTGCAACACGCAGATCGGCATCATTAACGATTTTGAAAAACACCTGGTAGCTACCGGCCGTTTTGACGCTGCCGAATTTAAAGACCAGGTATTGCAGATCAATACGCACGAGCCCTCCGAGGCTTTTGCCAAACAATATTATCAACAGGCCCAGGCGTTTTATAAACAGGCCCAGGCCTTCCGCGAAGCGAATGCGGGAGCGCCGGCAGTCCTGAAATAA
- a CDS encoding LytR/AlgR family response regulator transcription factor has product MSEIKALIVDDEQHCIEALQTMLQKKCPGVTVVAGARSVKEARTLVEELQPDLVFLDVEMPHQNGFELLKLFDKINFDVIFTTAYEQYALKAIKFNALDYLLKPFSIKELQDAIEKFREKRSGSLPREANDSPLEVFLQNMKTLQQNHKKIALPTINGLVFMPVQNIVRCESTGNYTKIFFTDKKHLMVSKPLKEFEELLTDINFFRIHNSHLINLQQMQSYIQGEGGFALMSDGTQVEVSRRRKAEFLKKAMHF; this is encoded by the coding sequence ATGAGTGAGATCAAAGCCCTTATTGTAGACGACGAGCAGCATTGTATTGAAGCACTGCAAACCATGCTGCAGAAAAAGTGCCCCGGCGTAACGGTAGTGGCGGGGGCGCGCAGCGTAAAGGAAGCCCGCACCCTGGTGGAGGAGCTGCAGCCGGACCTGGTGTTCCTGGATGTGGAAATGCCGCACCAGAACGGTTTTGAGCTGCTAAAGCTTTTTGATAAGATCAATTTTGATGTGATCTTCACCACGGCCTATGAGCAGTATGCGCTGAAAGCCATCAAGTTCAACGCCCTGGACTACCTGCTGAAACCCTTCAGCATCAAGGAACTGCAGGATGCCATTGAAAAGTTCAGGGAGAAGCGGAGTGGCAGCCTGCCCCGGGAGGCCAACGATTCCCCGCTGGAAGTGTTCCTGCAGAACATGAAGACGTTGCAGCAAAACCACAAGAAGATAGCCCTGCCTACCATCAATGGCCTGGTGTTCATGCCGGTGCAGAATATTGTGCGCTGTGAGTCTACCGGTAATTACACCAAGATCTTTTTTACAGACAAGAAACACCTCATGGTATCAAAGCCCCTGAAGGAATTTGAAGAGCTGCTCACGGACATAAATTTTTTCAGGATCCATAATAGTCACCTCATCAACTTGCAGCAGATGCAGTCATACATCCAGGGTGAGGGCGGGTTTGCGCTGATGAGTGATGGCACACAGGTAGAAGTATCGCGGCGCAGAAAGGCAGAATTCCTGAAAAAGGCCATGCATTTTTAG
- the cobA gene encoding uroporphyrinogen-III C-methyltransferase yields MQNIQPKLTLVGAGPGDPELITVKGFKAIQQARVILYDALSNNELLEHAPANCLKRFVGKRAGMYVYTQDEINRMIVKYALTYGSVVRLKGGDAFVFGRGQEELAFAQQFDIAVEVIPGITSAIAVPGINKIPVTARNVSEGFWVITGTTQRGEMSRDLDHAIRSNTTVVVLMGMSKLEEIAAAYQAQGKGDTPAAIIQDGSLPHQKIGVGNVSDLRDIALKQDLRNPAIIVVGEVVRFHEAFQQVVKEIKMAV; encoded by the coding sequence ATGCAGAACATTCAACCTAAACTCACCCTGGTAGGAGCCGGTCCCGGTGACCCGGAGCTCATTACTGTAAAGGGATTCAAAGCCATCCAGCAGGCCCGCGTGATCTTATACGATGCGCTGTCTAACAACGAATTGCTGGAGCATGCACCGGCCAACTGTCTGAAACGTTTTGTGGGCAAGCGTGCAGGGATGTACGTGTATACACAGGACGAGATCAACCGGATGATCGTGAAGTACGCACTCACTTACGGCAGCGTGGTTCGCCTCAAGGGTGGCGATGCGTTCGTGTTTGGGCGCGGACAGGAAGAACTGGCATTTGCCCAGCAGTTTGACATTGCCGTGGAAGTGATCCCTGGTATCACCTCTGCTATTGCCGTACCCGGCATCAATAAAATACCGGTAACCGCCCGTAATGTAAGTGAAGGCTTCTGGGTGATCACCGGTACTACCCAGCGCGGGGAAATGTCGCGCGACCTGGACCATGCCATCCGTTCTAATACCACGGTGGTGGTGCTGATGGGCATGAGCAAGCTGGAAGAGATTGCGGCTGCTTACCAGGCCCAGGGCAAAGGTGATACACCGGCGGCCATCATCCAGGACGGCTCCCTGCCCCACCAGAAAATAGGCGTGGGTAATGTCTCCGACCTCAGGGATATTGCCCTGAAACAGGACCTGCGCAACCCTGCCATCATCGTGGTCGGGGAGGTGGTACGATTTCACGAGGCTTTTCAACAGGTGGTAAAAGAGATCAAAATGGCGGTATAA
- a CDS encoding tetratricopeptide repeat-containing sensor histidine kinase, whose translation MSARFLLWFGLLLTAATGASAQDDATVMRSIDSIHKMPADTNRVRALISHGREWSAYFEHKKTDNSFWQEAISLSQQLRYYRGLADVYNELGTSKRNRSQYILAADYHEKAAKYAEETRDDHLLAQSLNNAGVDYRRLDNLEKAFDYHFRALQLAEKINDLRNICVATNSIGNIELTDGKNEDAIAQFNRSLRLEEAAHNPLGIAINLGNLGYAYQALHKTDLAIDYFKRSLAANEEMKNNTGIVICYNALGAAYQDKKDYTTAMEYLQKALAVNDQVDDKIHVAESYLSIGKLLAKQGKHEEALANMQQSVNISRQWGFKSMLVDAYQALADEYKATRDFERSLEAMNHSLTYKDSLIDDKSATALAQMHTIYAVDQKDNQIKSLEHDNQVSELKRKRNVIVVFSLVIFTIALIVGGFFYIRHRNLKVNRRTLQLELRSLRAQMNPHFIFNSLSSIHRYIWSNNQEEASDYLTKFSRLMRMILDNTQHTFIPLNKELESLQLYLDLESLRCSHAFEYHINVADDINGEEVLIPPMIIQPYVENAIWHGLVHRPEKGRLDIAIKVEGRLMTCTVTDNGIGRKLAMDIKEKKGKAHNSMGMKVTMGRIELIRKMNNSKETNVKINDLEDAQGNAAGTEVVVVLPVEFIF comes from the coding sequence ATGTCCGCTAGATTCCTACTATGGTTCGGGTTACTGCTGACCGCCGCCACAGGCGCCAGCGCCCAGGATGATGCCACTGTTATGCGTAGTATCGACTCCATCCACAAGATGCCGGCCGATACTAACCGTGTGCGGGCCCTCATCAGCCATGGGCGGGAATGGTCCGCATATTTTGAACATAAGAAAACAGACAACAGCTTCTGGCAGGAGGCCATCTCCCTGTCCCAGCAACTCCGCTACTACCGCGGCCTGGCCGATGTGTACAATGAACTGGGCACCTCCAAAAGGAACCGCTCCCAGTACATCCTGGCGGCAGACTACCACGAGAAGGCCGCCAAGTACGCCGAAGAAACCAGGGACGACCACCTGCTGGCCCAGTCGCTCAATAACGCCGGGGTGGACTACCGCCGCCTGGACAATCTTGAAAAAGCGTTTGACTACCACTTCCGTGCCCTGCAGCTGGCGGAGAAGATCAATGACTTGCGCAATATCTGCGTGGCCACCAACAGCATTGGGAACATAGAACTTACGGACGGTAAAAATGAAGACGCTATCGCCCAGTTCAACCGCTCCCTGCGCCTGGAAGAAGCAGCCCATAACCCGCTGGGCATCGCCATCAACCTGGGAAACCTGGGGTACGCGTACCAGGCCCTGCACAAAACGGACCTGGCCATCGACTATTTCAAACGTTCCCTCGCGGCCAACGAGGAGATGAAGAACAATACCGGTATCGTGATCTGCTACAACGCCCTGGGCGCTGCTTACCAGGACAAAAAGGATTACACCACGGCCATGGAATACCTGCAAAAGGCCCTGGCCGTGAATGACCAGGTGGATGACAAAATTCACGTGGCAGAAAGTTACCTTAGCATAGGCAAGCTGCTGGCCAAACAGGGCAAACATGAAGAGGCCCTGGCCAATATGCAGCAATCTGTGAACATCAGCCGGCAGTGGGGCTTCAAATCCATGCTGGTGGATGCTTACCAGGCCCTGGCAGATGAATACAAGGCCACCCGGGATTTTGAAAGATCCCTGGAAGCCATGAACCATTCCCTTACGTACAAGGATAGCCTCATTGATGATAAATCTGCTACAGCACTGGCCCAGATGCATACCATTTACGCAGTGGACCAGAAAGATAACCAGATCAAAAGCCTGGAACATGACAACCAGGTGAGTGAGCTGAAACGCAAACGGAATGTGATCGTGGTGTTCTCCCTGGTGATCTTCACCATTGCGCTCATTGTGGGCGGTTTCTTTTACATCCGCCACCGCAACCTGAAGGTAAATCGGCGTACCTTGCAGCTGGAGCTCCGCTCCCTGCGCGCGCAGATGAACCCTCACTTTATCTTTAATTCGCTCAGTTCCATTCACCGCTATATCTGGAGCAATAACCAGGAAGAGGCCTCGGACTACCTGACCAAGTTTTCCCGGCTGATGCGCATGATCCTGGATAACACCCAGCATACATTCATCCCGCTGAACAAGGAACTGGAATCGCTGCAGCTATACCTGGACCTGGAGTCCCTGCGTTGCAGCCACGCTTTTGAATACCACATCAACGTAGCGGATGATATTAATGGAGAAGAGGTGCTGATACCGCCCATGATCATACAGCCCTACGTGGAAAACGCCATCTGGCATGGCCTGGTGCACCGCCCGGAAAAAGGCCGGCTGGACATAGCGATCAAGGTGGAAGGCAGGCTGATGACCTGCACCGTTACCGATAATGGAATAGGCCGTAAACTGGCCATGGATATAAAAGAAAAGAAAGGCAAAGCGCATAATTCCATGGGCATGAAAGTGACCATGGGCAGGATAGAACTGATCCGGAAGATGAACAATTCCAAAGAGACCAACGTAAAGATCAATGACCTGGAAGATGCCCAGGGGAACGCCGCTGGTACTGAGGTTGTGGTAGTGCTACCCGTGGAGTTTATTTTTTAA
- a CDS encoding rhomboid family intramembrane serine protease, translating into MNGTSFQSDIKYWLKQGNTVNHLLFWNIVVFLVLGIISLIAWASASPAMEAAENFADTQLALHASFPVLLRQPWGLFTYMFTHEGLLHLFFNMLNLYWFGNLFRSFLGNQRVLPLYLMGGLAGGLVFVLLFNYLPALRPAAGAATLIGASASVMCLLVAQATLTPNYEIGLLLIGPVKLKWLALAIVVIDLLTMSGGNPGGLGSHLGGALLGFGYIKLLQAGHDISTPLVYIFDKLGNRPRIALKPKVQAKRRAGNFKPKKSPLRVVKREENPQLRVDELLDKINERGYQSLSSDEKAFLEKFSKEN; encoded by the coding sequence ATGAACGGGACCTCTTTTCAATCTGACATAAAGTATTGGCTTAAACAGGGCAATACCGTCAATCACCTGCTGTTTTGGAATATCGTGGTATTTTTAGTGCTGGGCATTATCAGCCTCATCGCCTGGGCCTCTGCCTCCCCTGCCATGGAAGCGGCGGAGAACTTTGCAGATACCCAACTGGCACTCCACGCCTCCTTCCCGGTTTTACTGCGCCAGCCCTGGGGTTTGTTTACCTACATGTTCACCCACGAAGGATTGCTTCACCTCTTTTTTAATATGCTGAACCTTTACTGGTTTGGAAACCTGTTCCGCTCCTTCCTGGGTAACCAGCGCGTACTGCCCCTCTACCTGATGGGCGGCCTGGCAGGTGGTCTCGTGTTCGTACTGCTGTTCAATTACCTGCCAGCCTTACGGCCCGCCGCCGGTGCGGCCACGCTGATCGGGGCATCTGCTTCCGTGATGTGCTTACTGGTGGCACAGGCCACGCTCACACCTAACTATGAAATAGGGCTCCTGCTCATAGGCCCGGTGAAGCTGAAATGGCTGGCACTGGCCATCGTGGTCATTGACCTGCTCACCATGTCCGGCGGCAATCCCGGCGGCCTTGGCTCTCACCTGGGTGGCGCCCTGCTGGGCTTTGGCTACATAAAACTGTTACAGGCCGGCCATGACATCTCCACCCCGCTGGTATATATTTTCGACAAACTGGGTAACCGCCCCCGCATTGCCCTGAAGCCCAAGGTGCAGGCAAAGCGCAGGGCGGGCAATTTCAAACCTAAAAAATCGCCCCTGCGGGTAGTGAAGCGGGAGGAGAATCCCCAGCTCCGGGTAGATGAGCTGCTGGACAAGATCAATGAAAGGGGCTACCAGAGCCTGAGCAGCGATGAAAAGGCCTTCCTGGAAAAATTCAGCAAAGAAAACTGA
- the hxpB gene encoding hexitol phosphatase HxpB — protein sequence MINTVIFDMDGLLIDSEPLWAEAMQEVFAKLGVNLTKEQYAQTTGLRTQEVVTYWHNHFKWESDSPDKVTNDILDTVTRKILEKGRPMEGMQYILDFFRQRPFKIGLASSSPMRLIDAVLDHFNIRSYFDAVTSAEFESNGKPHPAVYISCAKALGSDVLQCLAFEDSAAGMTAAKAARMKVVVVPDEHVRAQPRFGLADIRLKSLLEFNEETLAGLQ from the coding sequence ATGATCAATACGGTAATTTTTGACATGGATGGCCTACTGATCGACTCAGAGCCGCTCTGGGCCGAGGCCATGCAGGAAGTATTTGCGAAGCTCGGCGTAAACCTGACCAAAGAGCAGTATGCCCAGACCACCGGCCTGCGCACGCAGGAAGTAGTGACCTACTGGCACAATCATTTCAAATGGGAAAGCGACTCACCGGATAAGGTGACCAATGATATCCTCGACACGGTGACCCGCAAGATCCTGGAAAAGGGCAGGCCCATGGAAGGAATGCAGTATATCCTGGATTTTTTCAGGCAGCGTCCTTTCAAGATCGGCCTGGCCTCCTCCTCTCCCATGCGCCTCATTGATGCGGTGCTGGATCATTTCAATATCCGTTCTTACTTTGATGCGGTGACCTCTGCGGAGTTTGAGAGCAATGGCAAGCCCCACCCGGCGGTGTACATTTCCTGCGCCAAGGCACTGGGTAGTGATGTGCTGCAATGCCTGGCCTTTGAAGATTCTGCTGCCGGGATGACAGCTGCCAAGGCCGCCAGGATGAAGGTAGTTGTGGTGCCGGATGAGCATGTGCGGGCACAGCCCAGATTTGGGCTGGCGGATATTCGGTTGAAAAGCCTGCTGGAGTTTAATGAGGAAACGCTGGCGGGTTTGCAATAG
- the rpsA gene encoding 30S ribosomal protein S1, which produces MAENNISNTENAEQQPQATAPEATATTKAPVVETAHDDFDWSVDKRNVSSYSKEEQAKYDKTYDSTFKVIEENALLSGTIVGLTKTDVVINIGFKSDGLISLNEFRDLQGGIRIGDEVEVLVVEKEDRDGNLHLSRKQARQQRAWERIVEVYRTGEVVTGTVTSKTKGGLIVDVYGMETFLPGSQIDVKPVTDYDQFVGKTMEFKVVKVNEAIRNAVVSHKALIESDIEQQRVDIISKLEKGQVLEGTIKNITDFGAFIDLGGLDGLLYITDISWGRISHPSEVLSMDQKINVVVLDFDDEKKRISLGYKQLTPHPWDTLPATIAEGAKVKGKVVNIEDYGAFLEILPGVEGLVHVSEISWASTPINAKEFFKLGEEYEAVVVTLSKEERKMSLSIKQLTEDPWSTIETKFPLESRHKGIVKNITPYGVFVELQTGIGGMIHISDLSWIKRFNHPSEYTKVGNEIDVVILGIDKDNRKLSLGHKQIEEDPWNTFETIFPIGSIHEGTVVKKDEKGATVQLQYGLEAYAPARHLRTEDEKPINVEDVKEFQIIEFDRSEKRILVSHTKVWEQAKHEEKEAVQKEKRAEADKTRKAVKNIQAKVEKTTLGDLGALAELREKLKQNEGDEKTEGAAE; this is translated from the coding sequence TTGGCAGAAAACAATATTTCTAACACTGAAAACGCTGAACAACAGCCGCAGGCAACCGCCCCGGAAGCTACAGCGACAACAAAAGCACCTGTTGTAGAAACCGCTCATGATGATTTTGACTGGAGCGTAGACAAAAGAAACGTTTCTTCTTATTCCAAAGAAGAACAAGCCAAGTATGACAAGACGTATGACAGCACTTTCAAAGTGATCGAAGAAAACGCCCTGTTGTCTGGTACCATCGTAGGTCTGACCAAGACCGACGTGGTGATCAACATCGGTTTCAAATCCGATGGCCTGATCTCTCTGAATGAATTCCGTGATCTGCAGGGTGGTATCCGCATCGGTGACGAAGTGGAAGTACTCGTGGTAGAGAAAGAAGACAGAGATGGTAACCTGCACCTGAGCCGCAAACAGGCACGTCAGCAACGTGCATGGGAGCGCATCGTGGAAGTATACCGTACCGGCGAAGTGGTTACTGGTACCGTTACCAGCAAAACCAAAGGCGGCCTGATCGTGGACGTTTACGGCATGGAAACCTTCCTGCCTGGTTCCCAGATCGACGTGAAACCGGTTACCGACTACGACCAGTTCGTAGGCAAAACGATGGAGTTCAAGGTAGTGAAGGTGAACGAAGCTATCCGCAACGCCGTAGTATCTCACAAAGCCCTGATCGAAAGCGACATCGAACAGCAGCGTGTGGACATCATCTCCAAACTGGAGAAAGGTCAGGTACTGGAAGGTACCATCAAGAACATCACCGACTTCGGTGCGTTCATCGACCTGGGTGGCCTGGACGGTCTGCTCTATATCACCGACATCAGCTGGGGCCGTATCTCTCACCCGAGCGAAGTGCTCTCCATGGATCAGAAGATCAACGTGGTGGTACTGGACTTCGACGACGAGAAGAAACGCATCAGCCTGGGTTACAAACAACTGACCCCGCACCCCTGGGATACCCTGCCTGCAACCATTGCAGAAGGTGCCAAGGTGAAAGGCAAAGTAGTGAACATCGAAGATTACGGTGCATTCCTGGAAATCCTGCCCGGCGTAGAAGGCCTGGTACACGTTTCCGAAATCAGCTGGGCTTCCACCCCCATCAACGCCAAAGAGTTCTTCAAACTGGGCGAAGAGTACGAAGCAGTGGTAGTTACCCTGAGCAAGGAAGAGCGTAAGATGTCTCTCTCCATCAAGCAACTGACAGAAGATCCCTGGTCTACTATCGAAACCAAGTTCCCGCTGGAAAGCCGTCATAAAGGTATCGTGAAGAACATCACTCCCTATGGCGTGTTCGTAGAGCTGCAGACCGGTATCGGTGGTATGATCCACATTTCCGACCTGAGCTGGATCAAACGCTTTAACCACCCGAGCGAATACACCAAGGTTGGTAACGAGATCGACGTAGTGATCCTGGGTATTGACAAGGACAACCGCAAGTTGAGCCTCGGTCACAAACAGATCGAAGAAGATCCCTGGAACACCTTTGAAACCATCTTCCCGATCGGTTCCATCCACGAAGGTACTGTTGTGAAGAAGGATGAGAAAGGCGCTACCGTGCAGCTGCAATACGGCCTGGAAGCTTACGCTCCCGCCCGCCACCTGCGCACGGAAGATGAAAAGCCGATCAACGTTGAAGACGTGAAAGAATTCCAGATCATCGAATTCGATCGCAGCGAAAAACGCATCCTGGTTTCTCACACCAAGGTTTGGGAACAGGCTAAACACGAAGAAAAAGAAGCCGTTCAGAAGGAAAAACGTGCTGAGGCAGACAAGACCCGTAAGGCTGTTAAGAACATCCAGGCCAAGGTAGAAAAAACTACCCTCGGTGACCTGGGCGCCCTGGCAGAACTGCGTGAGAAGCTGAAACAGAACGAAGGCGACGAAAAAACAGAAGGTGCTGCTGAGTAA
- a CDS encoding 4-hydroxy-3-methylbut-2-enyl diphosphate reductase — protein MKTFEVPVIYRSPLISAIKARRKEQDRMKKDFTPTILDLGAVRILLARHFGFCYGVENAIEIAFRTIEENPGKRIFLLSEMIHNPHVNSDLLSRGVQFLMDTTGRQLIPWETLKADDIVIIPAFGTTLEIEARLTALGIAPLQYNTTCPFVERVWNKAGQIGQKDYTVVVHGKPGHEETRATFSHSQAGTPTVVVKDMAEARLLAGFITGEHAPELFYERFKGQYSTGFDVTKHLQRVGVVNQTTMLATETQAIADFIKEVMQQHFQPENIGERFADTRDTLCYATNDNQSAVTGMLQQPADLAIVVGGYNSSNTSHLVELCEEQLPTYFISSEEKILSKNEILHYDFHHKQELHSNNFLPEQGPVSILVTSGASCPDALVEGVIRRIARFYNVEEQLEAAV, from the coding sequence ATGAAAACATTTGAAGTACCCGTAATATACCGCAGCCCGCTCATTAGCGCCATCAAGGCCCGCCGCAAGGAGCAGGACCGGATGAAGAAGGACTTTACCCCCACCATCCTGGACCTGGGTGCTGTGCGCATCCTGCTGGCCCGCCACTTCGGGTTTTGCTACGGCGTGGAAAATGCCATTGAGATCGCTTTCCGCACCATCGAAGAAAACCCGGGCAAACGCATCTTCCTGCTCAGTGAAATGATCCACAACCCCCATGTGAACAGTGACCTGCTGAGCCGGGGCGTACAGTTCCTGATGGACACCACCGGGCGCCAGCTCATTCCCTGGGAAACACTGAAAGCAGACGATATCGTGATCATCCCCGCCTTTGGCACCACCCTGGAAATTGAAGCCAGGCTCACCGCCCTGGGCATTGCACCGCTGCAATACAATACTACCTGCCCCTTCGTGGAAAGGGTATGGAACAAGGCCGGGCAGATTGGCCAGAAAGATTATACCGTAGTAGTGCATGGTAAGCCGGGTCATGAAGAAACCCGCGCCACCTTCTCCCACAGCCAGGCAGGTACGCCCACCGTGGTGGTAAAAGACATGGCGGAAGCCCGCCTGCTGGCCGGCTTCATCACCGGCGAACACGCGCCGGAATTGTTTTACGAGCGTTTCAAGGGCCAGTACTCCACCGGCTTTGATGTAACCAAACACCTGCAGCGTGTAGGCGTGGTAAACCAGACCACCATGCTGGCCACGGAGACCCAGGCCATTGCAGACTTCATTAAGGAAGTAATGCAACAGCACTTCCAGCCGGAAAACATCGGTGAGCGCTTTGCCGATACCCGCGATACGCTGTGCTACGCCACCAATGATAACCAGAGCGCCGTAACCGGCATGCTGCAGCAGCCGGCAGACCTGGCCATCGTGGTAGGTGGTTATAACAGTTCCAACACTTCCCACCTGGTAGAACTGTGTGAAGAACAACTACCCACTTACTTCATTTCCTCCGAAGAAAAAATACTGTCAAAAAACGAGATCCTGCATTACGATTTCCACCATAAGCAGGAACTGCACAGCAATAACTTCCTGCCGGAACAAGGCCCGGTAAGCATCCTGGTGACCAGCGGGGCCTCCTGCCCGGACGCCCTGGTAGAAGGCGTGATCCGCCGGATTGCCCGGTTTTATAATGTAGAAGAACAACTGGAAGCAGCGGTGTAG